The DNA region GCAGCAGCCGCGGCAGCTGGTTGGTGGCGGCGAGCGGGCAGGTGTTGCGCCACAGGCCCGGTGCGATCAGGAACAGTACCGGCAGCAGCGGGACGATGATCTTGAAGAAGACGAACAACCCGCCCGCGGGCCGCACGAACATGGTGACGATGAGCGCCAGGTAGGCGGTGATGCTCAGCACGCGCGCGCGGCCTGCCAGACCCGCAGCGGGATCCGGCTGGTCAGATCGGTGAAGGCGGGGAACAGGTTTCGTTCCCCCGAGGGGTCGAGACCGAGGACCCGGTTGGCGACGGCCACCCAGCCCGGCGCGGGCGCCGGTTCGCCGCCCGGTGGACGCGGTATCGCCCCCGTGGGCCCGAGCACGGTCTCCGACCCGTCGAATCCGTCCGGTTCGACGGTCGGCGTGTGCAGCACGAGGATCTCGCAGCGCCCCAGCCGCACCACGTCGCCGGTGACCAGTACGCGCCGGCCGGTCAGCGCGACACCGTTCACGGTGGTGCCGTTGCGGCTGCCCAGGTCGACGACCGACAGGGCGGTGGGGGTCGGCACCAGCCGCAGATGCTGCCGCGAGACCCCGCCGTCGGCGAGTACTTCCTGACTGCCTTCGCGCCCGAACACGAGTGGACCGTCGAGCATGCGCCGCCGCGCGGGCCGTCCCCACTCCCGGATCTCGATGACCGGCCGACCCGCCATAGTCCCCACCCTTCCCCGGCGCGGTCGTCGATCGTGCCGCGCTCGTGCCTATATCGCCGAAATCCGGACCGACCATTACCGTGCCGCGAGCTTCATCGCCGCAAATGACGGCCACTGGTGTCGGCGCGCTTGCTCGCCCAGCGCCCCGGTCAGGCGCTCATCAATGCCTGTCGGGCACCATAGTCAGCCCGTTCGCGCAGGCGATGCACCCACATCACGCTCTCTCCCGTAGCCGTTGCACCCGCACATACCGGTACCGCTTGCCGACTCGGCGGCACCCGGTGGCGAGCGCCAGCCCCGCCGCGGCACCGCCTGCGGCACAGGCGATCACAGCGAGCAGCGTCGGTTCACGCCCGAGCAGCACCCAGGCCGCGCCGACCGCCGCCACGCCGAGCAGTCCCATGCTGACGGCCAATCCGACGGTGGAGGCGAACCGGGCACTGCCGTGCCGCAGGGTCCGCGCGTTCGATTCGGCGTAGGCCGCCGCGAACAGCAACAGCAAGGCCAGCCCGACTCCGGTGGCGGTGGTGGTCGCGGGCTGCCGCGTGCGCACCCCGAACGTGTAGTCGGCCGTCTCGGACCCGTTGCGGGACAACGACAATTCCCCCGTCAGCCGCCCCGCCAGCACATACCGGTTCACCGGCGCTGCCAGCTCCCCCGCCCCGCCCGCCAGGTCGGCGCTCTCGCCCCCGGCCCGCACCCCCAGCACCTTCACCGACAGCTTCGCCCCGTCGGCCGCGCCACCGGACACGGTGACCGGCACCGGCTTCGACAGATCGAGCACCACCGTCCCGGCGGCCGGGTCGACCCCGCCGATCCGAACCATTCCCACCGGCGGCGCACTCCGTTCGGCCATCCCCATCCCGAGCACCGCCACCCCACCGGTCACCACCGCCAGCAAGGCTGCCACCAGGAACGGCACCCGCGGCGACGGCAAGGTGACAACCTGCTGCACCGGCACCAGATCCGCCCGCGCCACCTCCGCCAGCTTCGCCCCGCCGTGCTGAATCGGCTCCCGAGGCCGAATCCGCTCCGTCGGCAGCGTGGCTCCCGGCCCGCCGGCGCGGCCGGGCATGACCCCTGGAGTCTGACCGGCCCGCATCGTCGGCGCGGAGCGGCGGTCGACGGGAGTTGTCGCGCGGGCGGCGTTCTCGGCCGCGGCGGCCGAGCCGAACCGTGTGGGTTGCCCGCCCGGGCCGCCCGGTGCCCGGCGGGGATCGCCGGGTGGCATCGGTGGGCCGGTGGTGGAGTTGGGCGGGCGCTGGGAGCGGATCGGTTGCGGTCCTGGCGTGATCGGCCCCGATCCGCGCGGTGGAATCGCTGGGCCGGAACGCATTCCAGGGCCGGAGGGCATTCCCGGACCAGGCTGCATCCCCGAGCCGGGCGGCGGAGTGAAGGGGCCCTGCAGGCCGCGGCCCGGGGGTGGGGTGTGCGGGACGGGAGGAGTCAGGCGGGGGCCGCCGGTGGCGGCGGCGACGATGGTGTCGGCGCCGATGACCGGGATGCCTACGGGGGTGAGCCAATTCGCGCCCCAGAAGTGGGCGGCGGTTTCGGCGATGGCGACGCCGAAGGTTTCGGCGGAGTCGTAGCGTTGCGCGGGGTCGGAGGCGAGGCCGCGCATGACGGCGTCGGCGATGGGGTGCGGGACGAACGGGGCCACGTCGGTGAGGGGAACGGGGTCGCCGTAGGCGTGGGCGAAGAGCAGCGCGAGGGCGTCGGAGCCGGTTTGGAAGGGAAGGACGCCGGACAGGAGCTGGTAGAGCATGGTGGCCAGGGCGTAGACGTCGGTGGCCGGGGTGAGCTGGTTGCCGCGCACCTGTTCGGGGGCGATATAGGAGGGCGTGCCGATGATCTCGCCCGCCTTGGTCACCAGGGTGTCCTCACCGCCGACGATCTTGGCGATGCCGAAGTCGGTGAGTTTGAGCGCGCCGTTGGCGGCGAACATGAGGTTGGAGGGTTTCACGTCGCGGTGCAGGATGCCGCTGCGGTGCGCCGCGTCCAGTCCGGCCGCGCAGGACAGCGCGACCGCCACCGCCGCCGTCGCCTCGAAACCCGCTGTGATGAAACGGTTCTCGACGGTGCCACCGGGAAGATACTCCAGCACCAGCAGGCACAGATCGTCGTGCTCGATGTAGTCGTACACCGGCACCACGTGCGGGTGGTCGAGCGCCGCCATCACCCGCGCTTCGTCGACGAACCGCCGCCGCACCTGCATGTCGTCGGCGAAGTGCGCGGAATCTGTTTGATGGCGACCCGCCGGTGCAGCCCGCGATGCACCCCGGCCAGCACCACCCCGCACCCCGATCTGCCCGCCGATCTCGTACCCGGGCAGCGCCGCCCGCACGCGCGCCACATCCGCGGCGCTCAGATTCCCCACACTCATCTCCCCGCGCCCTCCGACCGGAATCCCTGTCCCTGAGGGTCACTGCGCACCGTCGGTTCGTCGTCGGCCTCGGCACCTTGCCCAGCGGGACGGCCCCCGGCATCGCGCCCCGGGCCACGCCACACCGGGCCCCGGCCGCGCCCGGCCACCGTCTCCCCCGAGCCTCCCGCTCCACCCGGCTGTTGCACGCCCGCCGGATACCCGGCGGTCGCCGCACCGGCGCCAGCGGCGTCCTGACCTGCGGGACCGGTCGTGCCGCCGGGCCTGCTGACCGACGGCACCCCGCCCGACGGCAGCAGCGTCTCGGCCCCGGTATCTCCGGAACGTCCTGGCAGCGGCCCGGTTCCGACCGGTCCGGACGGTAGGCCGCCCGATTTCGGTGAATCGGTTGCAGAGGTGCGTGTTTCGCCGGTATCGGGTTGCATGGCGGAGGCGAGGGGGCCACCGCCCAGGTAGGAACCGCCGAACCCGGGCGACGAGATGCGGTGGTCTCGCCGCTCTGGAAATCGGCGGGGTTGGGGGTGGGGTTCGGACTGGGCGCGGGGCCGCCCGGGAAGACACGCATCGGGCCTTGCGGTGCGCCGGGGGCAGGCTGGTGAGCGGTCCCTGCTCCGGCGTGGCCGTAGGGGACGAACTCTGTTGCGGCGCTGGATGGTTGATTACGAATATCCAGGTCCGGGTAGGTACCGCCCGGTCCCCCGACCGGCGGCAGGTCGCGGAAGGTGCCGCCGTAGGGCGGGTTCGGACCGATCGGGGCGGCATGGGGGTCGGTCCTGCGAGGTGCACCGATCCCGACCGGTGCGCCGATCCCCAGTGGCGCACCGGAGCTGGCGGGGAAGCCGCGGGCGTCGAGTTCCTGTGCGGCGGCGAGGTCTTCGGGGTCGAGGCCGAGGTCGTCGGATTGGCGGGGCGTGGGTGAGAAGTAGCCGGCGAGGAAGAAGACGGTGGCGAGGGCGCCGGCCAGGGCCAGCCACAGCGCGGTGCCGGGCACCCACCAGCGGGCGACCGAGCCGGTGAAGCCGATCATCAGGCCGATGCCGATGCCGGGGGCGAGCAGGCGCAGGCCGCGCTGCCAGCGGTTGGCCGAGAGGCGGTGGCGGGCAACGGTGAGGGCGGCGTCGGTGATGGCGAGACCGGTCAGGACGGCGATGATGATGCCGAACAGTCCGTACACCGAGGCCAGCGAGCCGCGCACGTCGACGACGGTATGGACGGCGGCGAGCGGCTTGCCGTCCTGGCCGATGAGGGTGAGGTCGGAACCGATCAGACCGGTCGCCTGCCCGTCGAGTCCGGCGGGATCCAAACGGTAGGTGAGCTTTTCGGTCTTGCCCGCCCCCACCGTCAATTCGACGGTCGTGGAGTAGGAGTAGAAGTTCAGTCCGAGCACATGCCCGGCGAGGTCCACGCGCCGGATCGAGACGGAGTTCGACGACTTGTTGGTCACTTCGACGACGACGAGGGACACCTTCTTGGGATCCAGGCGCACCGGATTCCCGGCGTCCGCGCCCCCGATGGCCCGCCCGTCGAGGGTGGCGGCGGCGCTGACGCCGCCCGCGGCGGCGGCCGGTCCCGCGGTGAACAGCAGTGCCGCGACGGCGAATACGACCGCGGCCAGCCCGGCGCACAACGCCCGGCCCGTCCCCCGCATGCTTCGGCAACCGCGCGCGCTCAGCGGCGGTGACGTGCGAATGGTCATCGGGTCCTCCGTGCCGGGAGATGGGAGATCATCCGGTGGCCGTAGAACCAGCCGCCGATGAGCAGGAAGAACAACAGCACCGTCATGGTGGCCGCGCCGCCGCCCACCTGACTGACCAGCACGATGTCCAAGGGCGCGGCCAGCTTTCGCCCGCATTCCGCGGTCACCTCGTGCTGACCGATCTCGGTGCCGCCGGTGGTGAGGGTGGCCTGGAACCCGCCGTCCGCGCCGGCGGTGGTGTCGGCCGCGGTGGCGCCGCCGATCGAAAGCCGCACGGCCGCTCCGGGATCACAGCCGCTGCCGCTGGCCTGCACCGGCGCGCCGGGCGGCACGGCGGGCGGCTCGAGCTGCAACCCGGAACCCTTCGGGGCCACCGGTGTGGTGGTCGGCGGCGTCGTCTCGGTCGTGGGTAGCGGCGTCGTGGTCGTGGGTGGCGGAGGCGGCGCGGCGGTCGTCACCGACGTGATGGGCGGCGGCCTGACGCCGGTATCGGTGTTGCACACACCGTTCGGGGGCTTGACCGAACCGTCCGGACAAGTCGGTTTCGGCGATGGGCAATCCCCGTTCGCAGGCTTCACGGATCCGTCCACACAAGTCACCGGCGGGTTCGTGGTGATGCACTGACCATTGGCGGGCTTGTCGGAACCGTCCGGACACTTCGTCGGCGGGCATTGACCATTGGCGGGCTTGGTCGAACCGTCCGGACACTTCACCGGCGGACACTCACCACTCGCGGGCTTGGCCGATCCGTCCGGACACTTCACCGGCGGACACTCACCACTCGCGGGCTTGGTGGAACCATCGGGACATTTCGTCGGCGGACACTCGCCACCTGCCGGTTTCGCCGAACCATCCGGGCATTTCGTCGGGCAGACACCGCTGGATGGCTGGACCGAACCGTCCCAGCAGTACTTCGGTTTCGTCGGGCAGTCGCCGTAGGCGGGTTTGAGTGTGCCGTCGTCGCAGTACACGGGCTTGTTGCAGTCGGTGGTCCAGCCGCAGCCCTGGTGGTCGCAGGAGTTGCCGCACGATTTCCTGCTGTCGGCTGAAATCGTGGTGGTGGGTGAGACTTTCGCCGGGATGCCCTGGGGTGCGGGCTGGGCGATCGTGGTGGTGGTGATGCTGGGCGCCGGGGTGCTGACACCGGGGTTGGCCCAACCGATTCCGGCCGGGAGCACGAGCGCCAGGAGCGCTGCGAGCAATAGGGCAAGGTGTAAGGTCCGGGGTGAAAATCTCACCGCGCGGGCCAGTTTCGCGTGCCGGTCCCCACCAGCACGCCGAATGCTATTCAGTCGAACATTCATCGGCGTGACCTCGCTTGTTCGATGGTAAGGCCAACCGCGCCCCCGCCGCCCTGTCTATCGCCGTGGTGATCGCGGGCGTTCACACTCGGGACCGACCGGTCCGCTGGGTCCGGGCGCCGCGCCCTACGATGGCGATGACCGACTGAGACGCTCCATCGCGCCGAGAGGACAATCGTCACCATGCATCGAGCCGCGCCCGAGAGCGACATCGACGAGTCCGCGCTGCAGGTCACCGCCCCCAAGACGGAGGCGGCAGGCGTCAAGGCGGTCACGGTCGCGCTGGAGCGCGCGGTCGAGGAGATGGGTGTGGTGCGCACGATGCGCACGCTGGCCCGGGTGAATCAGCGGCACGGCTTCGACTGTCCGGGTTGCGCCTGGCCGGAACCGACCGGTCGGCGGCGACCGGCCGAGTTCTGCGAGAACGGCGCCAAGGCCGTCGCCGAGGAAGCGACCCTGCGCACCGTCACCCCGAAGTTCTTCGCGCAGCACTCCATCGACGAACTCGCGAACAAGTCCGGCTACTGGCTGGGCCAACAGGGCCGCCTCACCCACCCGATGGTGCTGCGCGAGGGCGACACCCACTACTCCCCCATCGCCTGGGACGACGCCTACCGCCTGATCGCGGACAGCCTGCGCGGCCTGGACTCCCCCGACGAGGCCGTCTTCTACACCTCCGGCCGCACCGCCAACGAGACGGCGTTCCTCTACCAGTTGCTGGTCCGCGCCTACGGCACCAACAACCTGCCCGACTGCTCCAACATGTGCCACGAGTCCTCGGGCACCGCGCTGGTCGGCTCGATCGGCATCGGCAAAGGCTCGGTCACCATCGACGACTTCGCCAAGGCCGACCTGATCATCGTGGCCGGACAGAACCCCGGCACCAACCACCCGCGCATGCTCTCCGCGCTGGCTGAAGCGAAGACGCACGGCGCGAAGGTGATCGCCGTCAACCCGCTACCCGAGACCGGGCTGATCAGTTTCAAGGACCCGCAGACCCTGAAGGGCTTCACCGGCGGCACCAGCATCGCCGACGACTTCCTGCAGATCCGCCTCGGCGGCGACATGGCCCTGTTCCAGGGCTTGGCCAAGCTCTTGTTCGACGCCGAGGACCGCGCTCCGGGCACGGTGGTGGACCGCGCCTTCGTCGACGCCCACACCGCGGGCTTCGCCGAATACGAAAAGCACATGCGCGCAGTCGATCTCGACACCGTCGTGAAGGCCACCGGGCTGACCCGCGAGGACCTGGAGCGCACCGCGAAACTCCTGGCCGAATCCACCTCGACCATCATCTGCTGGGCCATGGGCCTGACCCAGCAGGTGCACGGCGTGGCCACCATCGAGGAGGCCACCAACCTGCTGTTGCTGCGCGGCATGATCGGCAAGCCCGGCGCGGGCGTGTGCCCGGTGCGCGGCCACTCCAATGTGCAGGGCGACCGCACCATGGGCATCTGGGAGAAGATGCCCGAACCGTTCCTGGCCGCCCTGGATCGCGAATTCGGCATCACCAGCCCGCGCACCCACGGCTTCGACACCGTGAACGCCATCCGCGCCATGCGGGACGGCCGCGGCAAGGTTTTCTTCGGCATGGGCGGCAATTTCGTCTCCGCCACCCCGGACACCGAGGTCACCGAGGCCGCGCTGCGCAATTGCGAACTCACCGTGCAGGTGTCGACCAAGCTCAACCGCAGCCACGTGGTGCACGGGCGCACCGCGCTGATCCTGCCCACCCTGGGCCGCACCGACGCCGACATCCAGGACGGTGTGCGCCAACAGGTTTCGGTCGAGGACTCGATGTCGATGGTGCACCTGTCGACGGGACGGCTGACCCCGGTCGGCGATCAGCTGCGCAGCGAGGTCGCCATCGTCTGCGAGCTCGCCGAGCAGCTGTTCGGCACGAGCCACGCGATCCCGTGGGCCGAGTTCCGCCGCGACTACGACAAGATCCGCGACGCCATCGCCCGCGTGGTTCCCGGCTGCGCCGACTACAACGCGAAGGTCCGCGGCCGCAACGGTTTCCAGCTCCCGCACCCGCCCCGCGACGCCCGCGAATTCCGGACCGCCACCGGCAAGGCCAATTTCGCGGTCAACGACCTGCACTGGCTGCCGGTCCCCGAGGGCCGCCTGATCCTGCAGACCCTGCGCAGTCACGACCAGTACAACACCACCATCTACGGCCTGGACGACCGCTACCGCGGCATCCGCGACGGCCGCCGGGTGGTTTTGGTCAACCCGCGCGACATCACCGCGCTCGGCTTCGCCGAGGACGATCTGGTCGACGTCATCTCCGAGTTCGAGGACGGCACCGAACGCAGTGTGGCCGGGTTCCGGCTGGTCGGCTACCCGACCCCGCCCGGCAACGCCGCCGCCTACTACCCCGAGACCAATCCCCTGATCCCCCTCGACCACGTCGCGAAACGCTCCAACACGCCCGTCTCCAAGGCGGTCACCGTCCGCTTCGAACGCCACACCCACGTGATCGCATGAGCCGCGTCACCGCCCGCCGCCGCACCCTGCGCATCTCCCCGAACGGCACCATCACCCGGCCCGACACCCTGGCCGTGGAGGAGCCGCTGGAGATCCGCACGGGCGGGCAGTCGCTGACCGTCACCATGCGCACGCCGGGCGCGGACATCGATCTGGTGCACGGTTTCCTCTACGCCGAGGGCATCATCGACACGGCCGAGGACATCGTCAGCGCCCGCTACTGCGCCGGCACCGACGAGAACGGGCAGAACACCTACAACGTGCTCGACGTCCAATTGCGGACGCCGGTCCCGGTGCGGCCCAGGCCGTTCCTGACCAGCAGCTCGTGCGGGCTGTGCGGCAAGACGGCCCTCGACGAGGTGCGGACCCGCATCCGCCATCCGATCCCCGCCGGGTCACCGCGCATCGATGTGCACACCCTGGCCAAGCTGCCCACCGAACTCCGTTCCCGCCAGCAGGTTTTCGACGCCACCGGCGGCTTGCACGGTGCGGGCCTGTTCACCGCGGACGGCGAGGCGGTGGCCGTGCGCGAGGACATCGGGCGGCACAATGCGGTGGACAAGCTGGTCGGCTGGGCGTTGCGCGAGAACCGGCTGCCCGCACAGGATCTCATTCTCATGGTGAGTGGTCGCGCGTCGTTCGAGCTGGTGCAGAAGGCCGTCATGGCGGGCATTCCGCTGCTGGGCGCGGTCTCGGCGCCCAGTTCCCTGGCCGTGGATCTGGCCGCCGACGCCGGGCTGACGCTGGTCGGATTCCTGCGCGGCGAAACGATGAACGTGTACACCGGTGAGGACCGCATCGCACTGTGATCTCCCGGGTGTTCCACAGGGTGAGGCAGCGGGGTTCTTTCACCGGCTCCGGCTGCTAGTCTCCGCAGTAGAACACGTTTCAATTCTGATGGGAGAACCCCTATGGCAGCGCAGCCCCGGGATGTCGTGGAGCAGTACGTGAAGCTGGTCGCCACCGGCCCGACCTCGGCCATCGTCGACCTGTACGCCGCGGACGCGGTGATCGAGGACCCGATCGGCTCGCCCGAACGGCGCGGCCACGAGGCCATCGGGGAGCTCTACAAGGCCCTCGAGGGCCTCGAGCGCGAGACCGAGCTGCACACCGTCAAGGTGGCCGGCAACCACGTCGCCGCCCACTTCACCCTGGTCTCCGTGACCAACGGGCACAAGATGACCCTCGCGCCCATCGACGTGATGGAGCTGAACGACGAGGGCAAGATCATCAAGATGCGCGCCTACTGGGGTCCCGAAGACCTGAAGATGGAGCAGATCTAACCACAGGCTTGCCCCCCCACCTCGCCCGAATTACGGTGACAACACAGTGATTCGGCGAAGGTGGGAGGGCCTGTGCGGATCTCGTTGCGCGGTACCGGTGACGGTGTGCGGGTCAGTATGCGGCTGGAGATCAACCGCCGCCGCTGGATCGCCCTGTTCATCATGCTGGGGGTGCTCACCGCGACCGGCGTCGTGACCGGCCTGTGGGCGGTTTTCGCACCGGAGTCGTTCTACGACAGCTACCCCGGGTTCGGGCTGCGCTGGGTGCGCGTCGACGGCCCGTACAACCACCATCTGGTCGCCGATGTCGGGGCCTTCTTCCTGGCGCTGGGCGCGATCTCCGCGGCCGCGCTCTACTACCGCGACAGCGTCATCGCCCGGATCGCCGGGCTGGCCTGGCTGGTCTTCGGCGTGCCGCATTTCCTGTATCACGCCTTCCACCGCCCGGAGGCGCTCGGCGGCTTCAGCTACGCCCTGTCGCTGGTCGCGGCACTGCTGCTCCCGGCGCTCGGCCTGGCCATCCTGCTGGTCGCCCCGCGTGAGCGATTCCCGGTCCCAGAGCCGGCACCCTTCACTTTCAAGTTCCCCGGTCGCGGAAACACTCCCCAGCGATGATTTCCGTTCGGTCGCGCCGTCGTAACAGGTGACCTGATCGCACCGATTTTCGGAGTAGCGGAGTAAAGGTTCAACGGCGAACCACGGAGGATCAACGGCGATCCTCGCAACGGGCGCAGTCGGCTCACACCGACCGTCACCGACTCCACGGCTATCCGACGGTGTCGTCTCACACCTACGGACAGCCAACAGGAGACCATCATGGAACTGTCGGTCGCCCAGTTCGTCACCATCGACGGCGTCTACCAGGCGCCCGGTGGACCGGAGGAAGATCCGAGCGGGGGGGTTCGCGCACGGCGGCTGGTCGGCGCGCCGACCTACGGCGAGTTCGGCTCGGACTGACAAGTAGCGACAAAAAAACCGGCTCCGCGAGAAAGATTCTCGCGGAGCCGGTTTCGTTCGTGGAAAGCTGCCTACGCCGACTTCTCGCGGCGCTCCGGAGCCGGACGCTTGCGGGGAACGATCGTCGGCAGCACGTTGTCGTTCACCGTGTCCGCGTTGACGACCACCTTGGCCACGTCATCCCGGCTGGGGATGTCGTACATGACCGGGAGGAGCACTTCCTCCATGATCGCGCGCAGACCGCGAGCGCCGGTGCCGCGCAGGATCGCCTGATCCGCAACGGCTTCCAGGGCGTCCTGGGTGAATTCCAGGTCCACGCCGTCCATTTCGAACAGGCGCACGTACTGCTTCACCAGGGCGTTCTTCGGCTCGGCCAGAATCCGGACGAGGGATTCCTTGTCCAGGTTGGTGACCGAGGCGACGACGGGGAGGCGGCCGATGAACTCGGGGATCAGACCGAACTTGATCAGATCCTCGGGCATGACCTCCGCGAAGTGGTCGGCGGTGTCGATCTCGGCCTTGGACCGGACCTCCGCGCCGAAACCGATGCCGCGCTTGCCGACCCGATCCTGCACGATGCGCTCCAGGCCGGCGAACGCGCCCGCCACGATGAACAGCACATTCGTGGTGTCGATCTGGATGAACTCCTGGTGCGGGTGCTTGCGGCCGCCCTGCGGGGGCACCGACGCCTGCGTGCCCTCGAGGATCTTCAGCAGCGCCTGCTGCACGCCCTCACCCGACACGTCGCGGGTGATGGACGGGTTCTCCGACTTACGGGCGATCTTGTCGACCTCGTCGATGTAGATGATGCCCGTCTCGGCGCGCTTCACGTCGTAGTCCGCGGCCTGGATCAGCTTCAGCAGGATGTTCTCGACATCCTCACCGACGTAGCCGGCCTCGGTCAGCGCGGTGGCGTCCGCGATGGCGAACGGCACGTTCAGCATCTTCGCCAGCGTCTGCGCCAGATAGGTCTTGCCGCAGCCCGTGGGGCCGAGCATGAGGATGTTCGACTTGGCCAACTCGACCGGTTCGCCCCGGGAGTCGCGGCCCTTGTCGCCCGCCTGGATCCGCTTGTAGTGGTTGTAGACCGCCACCGCCAGCGTCCGCTTCGCGGAGTCCTGCCCGATCACGTACTGCTCCAGGAAATCCCGGATTTCCGCGGGCTTGGGCAACTCGTCGAGCTTGACCTCGCTGGATTCGGCGAGCTCTTCCTCGATGATCTCGTTGCACAGGTCGATGCACTCGTCGCAGATGTACACCCCCGGTCCCGCAATGAGCTTCTTGACCTGCTTCTGGCTCTTTTCCGCAGAACGAGCACTTCAACAGATCGCCGCCATCACCGATGCGCGCCATCTCCTGGGTCCCTACTTCCTTGTCCGCGTGCAACCATCTGTCCCCGGTTGCCGGCGAGCTGCCTTCTTCGAGCGTATGCCGCGACCCCTGAATTTGCGGATCCGGCGATTCGGCTGTGAATCCACGATGCCTGTTCGAAAAGCAGAGCCGACAACCACGAGCAAAGGTCCCTAGAGTGACCGTACCCGTTTCGCGCGACCGAGGTCGACAACTTGGGCACGTTTCTCGCCGGACATGTGCGTGGACTCACCTCTGCCCGGGTGGCGGGGACGTTCGCGACACGCCGCTACCCCGCCACCCGCCCAGCTCATTTCTGCGCGCTGAGCTTGCGGTACTCGAACACCGTGTCGACGATGCCGTAGTCCTTCGCCTCGTCGGCGGTGAGGATCTTGTCGCGGTCGGTGTCCTTGCGGATGACGTCCGCGTCCTTGCCGGTGTGGCGCGCCAGCGTGACCTCCATGAGGCGACGCATGCGCTCGATCTCGGCGGCCTGGATCTCGAGGTCGGAGACCTGGCCCTGAATACCGCCCGAGGTGGACGGCTGGTGAATCAGGATGCGGGCGTTCGGCAGCGCGGCGCGCTTGCCGGGCGCGCCGGCCGCGAGGATGACCGCGGCGGCCGAGGCGGCCTGACCCAGGCAGACGGTGGCGACGTCGGCGCGCACGTACTGCATGGTGTCGTAGATGGCCATCAGCGCGGTGAACGAGCCACCGGGCGAGTTGATGTACATGGTGATGTCGCGGTCCGGGTCCTGAGACTCGAGCACCAGCAGCTGCGCCATGATGTCGTTGGCCGAGACGTCGTCGACCTGGTTGCCCAGGAAGATGATTCGCTCTTCGAACAGCTTGTTGTAAGGGTCGGAGGTCTTGACGCCGAAGCTGGTCTGCTCGGTGAACTGCGGCAGGATGTAGCGCGACTGCGGCAGGTTACCGGCGGCGGCGAAGGTGACGCCCGCGGCCCGCGGATCGATCATGTTGGACATAAACATCTCTCCAAAGTCTGGGTGGGTGGGCTGCGGAACTACTTGCTGCTGCTGCCGTTCGCCTGGCTCGCGTGGGTGACCACGTGGTCGATGAACCCGTAGTCCAGCGCCTCCGCGGCGGTGAACCAGCGGTCGCGGTCGGCGTCGGCGGTCACCTGCTCGATGGACTTGCCGGTGTGGTGCGACTGCAGCTCGTTGAGTTCACGCTTGGTGTAGGCGAACTGCTCGGCCTGAATGGCGATGTCGGCGGCCGAACCACCGAGACCGGCGGACGGCTGGTGCATCATGATGCGCGCGTGCGGCAACGCGTAGCGCTTGCCCTTGGCACCGGCGGCAAGCAGGAACTGGCCCATGGAGGCGGCCAGGCCCATACCAACCGTGCGGATGTCGCATTCGGCGAACTGCATGGTGTCGTAGATGGCCATGCCCGCGGTCACCGAACCACCGGGAGAGTTGATGTAGAGCGAGATGTCCCTGGTCGGGTCCTCGGCCGACAGCAGGAG from Nocardia tengchongensis includes:
- a CDS encoding FHA domain-containing protein, which produces MAGRPVIEIREWGRPARRRMLDGPLVFGREGSQEVLADGGVSRQHLRLVPTPTALSVVDLGSRNGTTVNGVALTGRRVLVTGDVVRLGRCEILVLHTPTVEPDGFDGSETVLGPTGAIPRPPGGEPAPAPGWVAVANRVLGLDPSGERNLFPAFTDLTSRIPLRVWQAARAC
- a CDS encoding FdhF/YdeP family oxidoreductase, which produces MHRAAPESDIDESALQVTAPKTEAAGVKAVTVALERAVEEMGVVRTMRTLARVNQRHGFDCPGCAWPEPTGRRRPAEFCENGAKAVAEEATLRTVTPKFFAQHSIDELANKSGYWLGQQGRLTHPMVLREGDTHYSPIAWDDAYRLIADSLRGLDSPDEAVFYTSGRTANETAFLYQLLVRAYGTNNLPDCSNMCHESSGTALVGSIGIGKGSVTIDDFAKADLIIVAGQNPGTNHPRMLSALAEAKTHGAKVIAVNPLPETGLISFKDPQTLKGFTGGTSIADDFLQIRLGGDMALFQGLAKLLFDAEDRAPGTVVDRAFVDAHTAGFAEYEKHMRAVDLDTVVKATGLTREDLERTAKLLAESTSTIICWAMGLTQQVHGVATIEEATNLLLLRGMIGKPGAGVCPVRGHSNVQGDRTMGIWEKMPEPFLAALDREFGITSPRTHGFDTVNAIRAMRDGRGKVFFGMGGNFVSATPDTEVTEAALRNCELTVQVSTKLNRSHVVHGRTALILPTLGRTDADIQDGVRQQVSVEDSMSMVHLSTGRLTPVGDQLRSEVAIVCELAEQLFGTSHAIPWAEFRRDYDKIRDAIARVVPGCADYNAKVRGRNGFQLPHPPRDAREFRTATGKANFAVNDLHWLPVPEGRLILQTLRSHDQYNTTIYGLDDRYRGIRDGRRVVLVNPRDITALGFAEDDLVDVISEFEDGTERSVAGFRLVGYPTPPGNAAAYYPETNPLIPLDHVAKRSNTPVSKAVTVRFERHTHVIA
- a CDS encoding serine/threonine-protein kinase, with the translated sequence MGNLSAADVARVRAALPGYEIGGQIGVRGGAGRGASRAAPAGRHQTDSAHFADDMQVRRRFVDEARVMAALDHPHVVPVYDYIEHDDLCLLVLEYLPGGTVENRFITAGFEATAAVAVALSCAAGLDAAHRSGILHRDVKPSNLMFAANGALKLTDFGIAKIVGGEDTLVTKAGEIIGTPSYIAPEQVRGNQLTPATDVYALATMLYQLLSGVLPFQTGSDALALLFAHAYGDPVPLTDVAPFVPHPIADAVMRGLASDPAQRYDSAETFGVAIAETAAHFWGANWLTPVGIPVIGADTIVAAATGGPRLTPPVPHTPPPGRGLQGPFTPPPGSGMQPGPGMPSGPGMRSGPAIPPRGSGPITPGPQPIRSQRPPNSTTGPPMPPGDPRRAPGGPGGQPTRFGSAAAAENAARATTPVDRRSAPTMRAGQTPGVMPGRAGGPGATLPTERIRPREPIQHGGAKLAEVARADLVPVQQVVTLPSPRVPFLVAALLAVVTGGVAVLGMGMAERSAPPVGMVRIGGVDPAAGTVVLDLSKPVPVTVSGGAADGAKLSVKVLGVRAGGESADLAGGAGELAAPVNRYVLAGRLTGELSLSRNGSETADYTFGVRTRQPATTTATGVGLALLLLFAAAYAESNARTLRHGSARFASTVGLAVSMGLLGVAAVGAAWVLLGREPTLLAVIACAAGGAAAGLALATGCRRVGKRYRYVRVQRLRERA
- the fdhD gene encoding formate dehydrogenase accessory sulfurtransferase FdhD; its protein translation is MSRVTARRRTLRISPNGTITRPDTLAVEEPLEIRTGGQSLTVTMRTPGADIDLVHGFLYAEGIIDTAEDIVSARYCAGTDENGQNTYNVLDVQLRTPVPVRPRPFLTSSSCGLCGKTALDEVRTRIRHPIPAGSPRIDVHTLAKLPTELRSRQQVFDATGGLHGAGLFTADGEAVAVREDIGRHNAVDKLVGWALRENRLPAQDLILMVSGRASFELVQKAVMAGIPLLGAVSAPSSLAVDLAADAGLTLVGFLRGETMNVYTGEDRIAL
- a CDS encoding nuclear transport factor 2 family protein, translating into MAAQPRDVVEQYVKLVATGPTSAIVDLYAADAVIEDPIGSPERRGHEAIGELYKALEGLERETELHTVKVAGNHVAAHFTLVSVTNGHKMTLAPIDVMELNDEGKIIKMRAYWGPEDLKMEQI